A region of Nocardioides sp. JS614 DNA encodes the following proteins:
- the xerD gene encoding site-specific tyrosine recombinase XerD yields MNDPASNDVARAVRTYLDHLTVERGLATNTLTSYRRDLRRYQEYLAECGVEHLADVTEGTVAAFLVRLREGDRDHPALSATSAARTVVAVRGFHRFAVADGLAATDPASAVKPPTPAKRLPKALPLADVEAILEAAGAPGTTLALRDRALLEVLYGTGARISEAVGLDVDDLDWGESGVEGTVLLRGKGGKERLVPVGSYAREAVDAYLVRGRPELVAASARVTGGALFLNARGGRLSRQSAWAVLVRAAERAGVTRDVSPHTLRHSFATHLLDGGADVRVVQELLGHASVTTTQVYTLVTVDNLREVFATAHPRARD; encoded by the coding sequence GTGAACGACCCAGCGTCGAACGACGTCGCGCGCGCGGTCCGGACCTACCTCGACCACCTGACGGTCGAGCGCGGCCTCGCGACGAACACGCTGACGTCGTATCGGCGCGACCTGCGGCGCTACCAGGAGTACCTCGCCGAGTGCGGCGTGGAGCACCTGGCCGACGTCACGGAGGGCACGGTGGCGGCGTTCCTGGTGCGGCTGAGGGAAGGCGACCGGGACCACCCGGCGCTGAGCGCCACCTCCGCCGCGCGGACCGTGGTGGCCGTGCGCGGCTTCCACCGGTTCGCGGTCGCGGACGGCCTCGCCGCGACCGACCCGGCGAGCGCGGTGAAGCCGCCGACACCGGCCAAGCGGCTGCCGAAGGCCCTGCCGCTCGCCGACGTCGAGGCGATCCTGGAGGCGGCGGGCGCTCCCGGCACCACCCTCGCGCTGCGGGACCGGGCGCTGCTGGAGGTCCTCTACGGCACCGGCGCCCGGATCTCGGAGGCCGTGGGCCTGGACGTGGACGACCTCGACTGGGGAGAGTCCGGGGTCGAGGGGACCGTCCTGCTGCGCGGCAAGGGCGGCAAGGAGCGGCTGGTCCCGGTCGGCTCCTACGCCCGGGAGGCGGTCGACGCCTACCTCGTGCGCGGTCGTCCGGAGCTGGTGGCCGCCTCGGCGCGCGTCACCGGGGGCGCGTTGTTCCTCAATGCGCGCGGTGGCCGGCTCTCGCGGCAGTCGGCCTGGGCGGTGCTGGTGCGGGCGGCCGAGCGGGCCGGCGTCACCCGGGACGTGTCGCCGCACACGCTGCGACACTCCTTCGCCACCCACCTGCTCGACGGTGGGGCCGACGTCCGCGTCGTGCAGGAGCTGCTCGGCCACGCGTCGGTGACCACCACCCAGGTCTATACCCTCGTGACGGTGGACAACCTGCGCGAGGTTTTCGCCACCGCCCATCCGCGCGCTCGCGACTGA